Proteins from a single region of Abyssalbus ytuae:
- the prfA gene encoding peptide chain release factor 1, with protein sequence MLDKLNIVKQRFDEISDLIIQPDVIADQKRYVKLNKEYKDLKGLVDKREEYKALLDNIAEAKEIIADGSDAEMLEMAKMQLEEANEALPPLEEEIKYLLIPKDPEDAKDVVMEIRAGTGGDEASIFAGDLFRMYTKYCESKGWKVNVVDFNEGTSGGYKEVIFEVSGEDVYGILKFEAGVHRVQRVPQTETQGRVHTSAATVMVLPEAEEFDIELDMNDVKIIRTTSTGPGGQSVNTTYSAIQLQHIPTGLEVRCQDEKSQHKNLEKAIKVLRSRLYERELAKKQEEDAAKRKSMVSSGDRSAKIRTYNYPQGRVTDHRIGLTLYDLQNIVNGDIQKIVDELMLAENTEKLKEASEIF encoded by the coding sequence ATGTTAGATAAATTAAATATTGTAAAGCAGCGTTTTGATGAGATATCGGATTTAATCATACAACCTGATGTAATAGCCGATCAGAAACGTTATGTTAAACTTAACAAAGAATACAAAGATTTAAAAGGACTTGTAGATAAAAGGGAAGAATATAAAGCTTTACTGGACAATATAGCCGAAGCAAAAGAAATTATTGCTGATGGCAGTGATGCCGAAATGCTTGAAATGGCAAAGATGCAATTAGAAGAAGCCAATGAAGCATTACCACCTTTGGAAGAGGAAATAAAATATTTATTAATCCCTAAGGATCCCGAAGATGCAAAAGATGTGGTTATGGAAATACGTGCAGGAACGGGAGGAGATGAAGCGAGTATTTTTGCAGGAGACCTTTTTAGAATGTATACCAAATATTGTGAAAGCAAAGGCTGGAAAGTAAATGTGGTAGATTTTAATGAGGGAACTTCCGGAGGTTATAAAGAGGTTATTTTTGAAGTTTCCGGAGAAGATGTATACGGTATTTTAAAATTTGAAGCCGGAGTACACCGTGTACAAAGAGTTCCGCAAACTGAAACCCAGGGCAGGGTACATACATCGGCAGCTACAGTTATGGTATTGCCGGAAGCCGAAGAATTTGATATAGAGTTAGATATGAATGATGTAAAAATTATTCGTACCACTTCAACAGGTCCGGGGGGACAGTCTGTAAATACCACCTATTCCGCTATTCAATTACAACACATACCTACCGGGTTAGAAGTTAGGTGCCAGGATGAGAAATCTCAACATAAAAACCTGGAAAAGGCAATAAAAGTACTTCGCTCAAGGTTATATGAAAGAGAACTGGCCAAAAAGCAGGAAGAAGATGCCGCAAAACGTAAAAGTATGGTTAGTTCCGGGGATCGTTCGGCAAAAATAAGAACATACAATTACCCGCAAGGCCGTGTAACAGACCATAGAATAGGTTTAACACTTTATGATTTGCAAAATATTGTAAACGGAGATATTCAAAAAATAGTAGATGAATTAATGCTTGCTGAAAATACCGAGAAATTAAAGGAGGCAAGTGAAATATTTTGA
- a CDS encoding adenosylcobalamin-dependent ribonucleoside-diphosphate reductase: MQKQETLNKTPKIYSQEEAYKASLKYFNNDDLAARVWVNKYALKDSTGNIYELTPDDMHKRIAKEIARIEKKYPNPLSENKIYQLIKKFKYIVPQGGPMAGIGNPYQIASLSNCFVIGNEGDSDSYGGIMKIDQEQVQLMKRRGGVGHDLSHIRPKGSAVKNSALTSTGLVPFMERYSNSTREVAQDGRRGALMLSVSINHPDAEDFIDAKMEQGKITGANVSVKIDDEFMKAVEKNEKYIQKFPVNSNTPKATNEIEAQNLWKKIVHNAWQSAEPGILFWDTIIRESVPDCYADLGYKTISTNPCGEIPLCPYDSCRLLAINLFSYVENPFTDKAMFNFNLFKEHVAYAQRIMDDIIDLELEKIDSILAKIDSDPEEDEVKRVEKNLWLNIRKKAHEGRRTGIGITAEGDMLASLSMRYGSKKANEFSVKVHKTIALEAYRASVNAAKERGSFLMYDSEREKNNPFILRLREADEKLYYEMLEHGRRNIALLTIAPTGTTSLMTQTTSGIEPVFLPVYKRRRKVNPNDKDVRVDFVDEVGDSWEEYLVFHHGFKQWMDVKGYSVSKSYTDEEIEKLIKSSPYYKATSNDVDWISKVQLQGEVQKWVDHSISVTINLPNDVSEELVGNLYMEAWKSGCKGVTVYRDGSRSGVLVSHKKEDKKNKEMLTSFPVKRPQVLEADVVRFQNNREKWIAFIGLIDNKPYEIFTGLSDDEDGILIPRWVNEGLIIKNKEEDGTSRYDFQFKNKRGYKTTIEGLSHKFNPEFWNYAKLISSTLRHGMPIEKVVDLINSLQLDNESINTWKNGVARALKRYVADGTVAKGQKCENCNSTNLIYQEGCLTCKDCGSSKCG, translated from the coding sequence ATGCAAAAGCAGGAAACATTAAACAAAACCCCAAAAATTTATTCTCAGGAAGAGGCCTATAAAGCTTCTTTAAAATATTTTAATAACGACGATCTGGCAGCCAGGGTTTGGGTAAATAAATATGCCTTAAAAGATTCAACAGGTAATATTTATGAACTCACACCTGATGATATGCATAAGCGAATTGCCAAAGAGATTGCACGTATCGAAAAAAAATATCCCAATCCCTTAAGTGAAAATAAGATATACCAGCTAATAAAGAAGTTTAAATATATAGTACCGCAGGGGGGACCTATGGCGGGGATAGGAAATCCTTATCAAATAGCATCCTTATCAAATTGTTTTGTAATTGGCAATGAAGGCGATTCCGATTCATATGGCGGAATTATGAAAATAGACCAGGAACAGGTGCAGTTAATGAAAAGACGGGGAGGCGTTGGTCATGATTTATCACATATACGTCCAAAAGGATCAGCAGTTAAAAATTCGGCCTTAACATCAACAGGATTAGTGCCTTTTATGGAGCGTTATTCCAATTCTACCCGTGAAGTTGCCCAGGATGGGCGCAGAGGGGCACTCATGCTTTCTGTATCTATTAACCATCCTGATGCAGAAGATTTTATAGATGCTAAAATGGAACAGGGAAAAATAACAGGAGCCAATGTTTCCGTAAAGATTGATGATGAATTTATGAAAGCAGTAGAAAAAAATGAAAAATACATACAAAAATTTCCTGTAAACAGTAATACCCCCAAAGCAACAAATGAAATAGAAGCACAAAATCTCTGGAAGAAAATTGTGCACAATGCATGGCAGTCGGCAGAGCCCGGTATCTTGTTTTGGGATACTATTATAAGAGAATCTGTTCCTGATTGCTATGCTGATTTGGGATATAAAACCATATCAACCAATCCCTGTGGAGAAATTCCTCTATGTCCTTATGATTCCTGTAGGCTATTAGCTATAAACCTGTTTTCTTATGTGGAAAATCCTTTTACGGATAAAGCCATGTTTAACTTTAACCTTTTTAAGGAACACGTAGCTTATGCACAACGTATAATGGATGATATAATTGACCTGGAACTTGAAAAGATAGACAGTATTTTGGCTAAAATTGACAGTGATCCGGAAGAAGATGAGGTGAAAAGGGTGGAGAAAAACCTGTGGTTAAACATTCGAAAAAAAGCACACGAAGGAAGAAGAACAGGTATAGGTATAACCGCAGAAGGGGACATGCTGGCTTCATTAAGCATGCGTTATGGCAGCAAAAAAGCCAATGAATTTTCGGTAAAAGTTCATAAAACAATTGCTTTGGAGGCCTATCGGGCATCAGTTAATGCAGCGAAAGAAAGAGGTTCATTTTTAATGTATGATTCAGAAAGGGAAAAAAATAATCCTTTTATCCTTAGGTTACGGGAAGCTGATGAAAAGCTTTATTACGAAATGCTTGAACACGGAAGAAGAAATATAGCCTTACTCACAATAGCTCCTACAGGAACCACAAGTTTAATGACACAAACCACTTCGGGTATAGAACCGGTGTTTTTACCAGTATATAAAAGACGCAGGAAAGTAAATCCTAATGATAAAGATGTACGGGTTGATTTTGTAGATGAAGTAGGTGATTCCTGGGAAGAATATCTTGTATTTCACCATGGTTTTAAACAATGGATGGACGTAAAAGGATATTCTGTCTCTAAAAGTTATACTGATGAAGAAATAGAAAAATTAATAAAAAGTTCTCCATACTACAAAGCAACTTCAAATGACGTTGACTGGATAAGCAAAGTGCAACTCCAGGGAGAGGTACAAAAATGGGTAGATCATTCAATAAGTGTTACTATTAATTTGCCTAACGATGTGTCTGAAGAACTCGTAGGTAATTTATACATGGAAGCCTGGAAGAGTGGTTGTAAGGGAGTTACTGTTTACCGTGACGGCTCACGTTCCGGTGTGTTGGTTTCCCATAAAAAAGAGGACAAAAAAAATAAGGAAATGCTAACATCATTTCCCGTAAAACGCCCTCAGGTACTCGAAGCCGATGTGGTGCGTTTTCAGAATAATAGGGAAAAATGGATAGCCTTTATCGGGTTGATAGACAATAAGCCATATGAAATATTTACCGGCTTGTCTGATGATGAAGACGGCATTTTAATACCAAGGTGGGTAAACGAAGGGTTGATAATAAAAAATAAAGAAGAAGATGGTACTTCCAGATATGACTTTCAATTTAAAAATAAAAGGGGCTATAAAACAACCATAGAAGGATTGTCTCACAAATTTAATCCCGAATTCTGGAATTATGCCAAATTAATATCGAGTACCTTAAGACATGGTATGCCTATAGAAAAAGTAGTTGATTTGATAAACAGCCTTCAATTGGATAACGAATCTATAAACACCTGGAAAAATGGTGTAGCGAGGGCTTTAAAACGATATGTGGCTGACGGAACCGTTGCAAAAGGACAAAAGTGTGAAAATTGTAATTCTACAAATTTAATATATCAGGAAGGGTGCCTGACCTGTAAAGATTGTGGTTCCTCCAAATGTGGATAG
- the pyrF gene encoding orotidine-5'-phosphate decarboxylase, which yields MTTKELVKQIRKKRSFLCIGLDVDIEKIPEYLLKEEDPIFQFNKEIIDSTHDLAVAYKPNIAFYEAYGVKGWESLKKTIDYLNNNYPEIFTIADAKRGDIGNTSYMYAKAFFEDMNFDSLTVAPYMGRDSVEPFLSFKNKHTILLALTSNDGAYDFQFQKVELNTLYNKVIEVSKTYKNAENLMYVVGATKAEYIKEIRQIIPDSFLLVPGVGAQGGSLEQVCKYGLNSNIGLLINSSRGIIYASKTQGFAKEAREKAQQLQQEMKQYI from the coding sequence ATGACTACAAAGGAACTGGTAAAACAAATTCGTAAAAAAAGATCTTTTCTGTGTATAGGATTAGACGTGGATATTGAAAAAATTCCTGAATATTTGCTAAAAGAAGAAGATCCCATTTTTCAATTTAACAAAGAGATTATAGACAGCACTCATGATTTGGCTGTTGCCTACAAGCCTAACATTGCATTTTATGAAGCTTATGGAGTAAAAGGTTGGGAATCCCTTAAAAAGACTATAGACTATCTCAATAATAATTATCCTGAAATTTTTACTATAGCCGATGCGAAAAGAGGAGATATAGGTAATACCTCATATATGTATGCAAAAGCTTTTTTTGAAGATATGAATTTCGATTCTTTAACTGTGGCCCCATATATGGGGCGCGACTCTGTAGAACCATTTTTATCTTTTAAAAATAAGCATACTATTTTATTGGCACTCACCTCAAATGACGGGGCATATGATTTTCAGTTTCAAAAAGTAGAATTGAATACATTGTATAACAAAGTAATTGAAGTATCTAAAACCTATAAAAATGCTGAAAATTTGATGTATGTCGTAGGTGCTACAAAAGCTGAATATATAAAAGAGATAAGGCAAATAATACCGGATAGTTTTTTATTGGTGCCTGGTGTAGGGGCACAGGGAGGAAGCCTGGAACAGGTGTGTAAATATGGATTGAATAGTAACATTGGTTTATTGATTAATTCTTCCAGGGGAATAATTTATGCCTCAAAAACACAGGGTTTTGCTAAAGAAGCACGTGAAAAAGCACAGCAGTTACAGCAAGAAATGAAACAATATATATAA
- a CDS encoding IS256 family transposase produces the protein MKKEDLFNDEFLKQFKTGEELNSFLKALQKRGIEKMLEGELDGHLGYDKHQKSDTSNARNGYGEKKVKTSFGESQIKVPRDREASFNPMIVPKRGNMVDGLENVIVSLYAKGMSNSDIEEQIREVYNFDVSTSTISRITEKVSNDIVAWQNRPLESLYMIVWMDGIVFKVRENSKVINKTVYMAVGLRQDGIKEVLGLWLGKNESAAFWMHVLTDIKARGVEDILITATDNLNGFTETIKNVFPQSTTQVCVVHQIRNASRYVVWKDKKDFTADMKHIYNAPNKQAAKAALEDFATRWESKYAYAVKSWREHWEELTAFFDFPVEIRKIIYTTNLIENLNGKIRKYTKNKLSFPTDEAVMKSVYLALREATKKWTQPIRNWGVILNQFLTLFEDRVKL, from the coding sequence ATGAAAAAAGAAGATTTATTTAATGATGAATTTCTAAAACAGTTCAAAACAGGAGAAGAACTGAACAGTTTTCTAAAAGCCCTCCAAAAGCGAGGGATCGAAAAAATGCTTGAAGGTGAATTAGATGGTCATTTAGGCTATGACAAGCATCAAAAATCCGATACATCCAATGCCCGCAACGGGTATGGTGAAAAGAAAGTGAAGACCAGTTTTGGGGAATCCCAGATTAAGGTTCCCCGGGACAGGGAAGCTTCCTTCAACCCCATGATCGTACCCAAACGGGGTAATATGGTCGATGGATTGGAAAATGTCATTGTCTCGCTTTATGCCAAAGGGATGAGCAATAGCGATATCGAAGAGCAGATCCGTGAGGTTTATAATTTTGATGTGTCAACCTCGACCATCTCCCGGATCACCGAAAAGGTAAGCAATGATATTGTTGCCTGGCAGAACCGTCCCCTGGAATCGCTCTACATGATTGTCTGGATGGACGGGATTGTTTTCAAGGTTCGGGAAAATTCCAAAGTGATCAACAAAACTGTTTATATGGCGGTGGGACTTCGTCAGGATGGGATCAAAGAAGTCCTGGGCTTATGGTTGGGCAAAAATGAATCAGCTGCCTTCTGGATGCATGTGCTGACCGATATCAAGGCCCGGGGTGTAGAAGATATCCTCATTACGGCTACTGACAATTTAAACGGCTTTACTGAAACCATCAAGAACGTTTTCCCGCAATCCACGACCCAGGTTTGTGTGGTACACCAAATACGCAATGCTTCACGGTATGTGGTCTGGAAAGATAAAAAGGATTTTACAGCTGATATGAAGCATATTTACAATGCCCCTAACAAGCAGGCAGCCAAGGCTGCTTTGGAGGATTTTGCTACACGTTGGGAGTCCAAGTATGCCTATGCGGTCAAAAGCTGGAGGGAACATTGGGAAGAGCTTACCGCCTTCTTCGACTTTCCGGTGGAGATTAGAAAAATCATTTACACCACCAACCTGATTGAAAACCTCAATGGAAAAATTAGAAAATACACCAAAAACAAACTCTCATTTCCAACCGATGAAGCTGTGATGAAATCCGTATATTTGGCCTTAAGGGAAGCCACCAAAAAGTGGACACAGCCTATTCGAAATTGGGGAGTGATTCTCAACCAGTTCTTAACTTTATTTGAAGATAGGGTCAAGCTTTAA
- a CDS encoding DUF5723 family protein, whose protein sequence is MKKILSMGIILLCLVKAHSQSYIGYLSDNYSGVHGVISNPANIVDSRLKTDVNLASFSTFAGNDYYGIKVFDALKDDYDFDEDGKKFPENENNISANVDILGPSFMFNIAPEHSIAIFTRARAFVNVNKINGTLFENLEDDFDTNEDFNVDQDNLFTSVNGWAELGASYATVLFNKDEHFIKGGLSVKYLQGLGNAYASANNLTVNYDADGGNGGTVGSIQSTGTVTYGNTSNFEEDFEDFELIDGATGIGFDLGFVYEWRKDYPEGKDYSKLKDVNKYRFKLGLSITDIGSIKYKDSKEETYDVTNSIDQDDFESVDDIDDKLETFYTLVNSGTGSKAALPTALHVNADWNINSKFYLNLNSGLSLKSAEKLNANRFINTVSLTPRFESKWFSFYSPLSVVQHSGFSWGAGLRAGPLFIGSGSILTNLISSESKEADVYVGLKIPVYQGRVKDKDEDGVLDKYDECPEHPGPVENNGCPWPDNDGDGVYDKDDLCPEEAGPTENNGCPWPDTDGDGVLDKDDACLEEAGPVENNGCPWPDTDGDSILDKDDDCPELAGTVANKGCPEVTEEVIKKLNDYARTILFNSGKSTFKEETLPVLEAMTAVFREYPTAKFKIEGHTDSVGSATLNQRLSEERAKAVLDYLVARGIDATRLTSQGFGENKPIASNKTRSGRAQNRRVEIILNNE, encoded by the coding sequence ATGAAAAAAATCTTATCGATGGGTATAATTTTATTATGCCTTGTCAAAGCTCATTCCCAATCGTACATCGGGTATTTGTCAGATAATTACAGTGGTGTACATGGTGTGATCTCAAATCCGGCAAACATTGTAGACTCCCGTTTGAAAACAGATGTTAATTTAGCTAGTTTCAGTACATTCGCTGGAAACGACTATTATGGCATAAAGGTTTTTGATGCTTTAAAAGATGATTATGATTTTGATGAAGACGGTAAAAAATTTCCGGAGAATGAGAACAATATATCTGCAAATGTTGACATTCTGGGCCCGTCATTTATGTTTAATATAGCTCCTGAGCATTCCATAGCTATATTTACTAGAGCCAGAGCTTTTGTGAATGTTAATAAAATTAATGGAACCTTATTTGAAAATTTAGAAGATGATTTTGATACAAACGAAGATTTTAATGTAGATCAGGATAATCTTTTTACTTCTGTAAATGGGTGGGCAGAATTAGGTGCATCCTATGCCACTGTTTTGTTTAATAAAGATGAACATTTTATTAAAGGAGGCCTTTCTGTAAAATATCTGCAAGGTTTAGGTAATGCTTATGCTTCCGCCAATAATTTAACCGTAAACTACGATGCAGACGGCGGTAACGGCGGTACAGTAGGATCAATACAATCAACCGGAACAGTAACATATGGTAACACCAGTAATTTTGAAGAAGATTTTGAAGATTTCGAACTGATAGACGGAGCAACTGGCATCGGATTCGATTTAGGTTTTGTTTACGAATGGAGAAAAGATTATCCTGAAGGAAAAGACTATTCCAAACTAAAAGATGTTAATAAATACCGTTTTAAATTGGGTCTTTCAATAACCGATATAGGATCAATAAAATACAAAGATTCTAAAGAAGAAACTTATGATGTAACTAACAGCATAGATCAGGACGATTTTGAAAGTGTAGATGATATAGATGATAAATTAGAAACCTTTTATACCCTGGTAAATTCCGGAACAGGAAGCAAAGCAGCACTTCCCACAGCATTACATGTGAATGCAGACTGGAATATTAACAGCAAATTTTATTTAAACCTAAATTCCGGTTTATCATTAAAATCAGCCGAAAAACTAAATGCAAACAGATTCATAAATACGGTTTCGTTAACTCCAAGATTTGAATCAAAATGGTTTAGCTTTTATTCCCCGTTAAGTGTTGTACAGCATAGCGGATTTTCATGGGGGGCAGGTTTAAGGGCTGGTCCGTTATTTATTGGTTCCGGTTCTATCCTGACAAATCTAATTTCCAGCGAATCTAAAGAAGCTGATGTTTATGTAGGCTTAAAAATTCCGGTATATCAAGGACGTGTTAAGGATAAAGATGAAGACGGGGTTTTGGATAAGTATGATGAATGCCCGGAACACCCTGGTCCTGTAGAAAATAATGGCTGCCCATGGCCTGATAATGATGGAGATGGGGTATATGATAAAGACGACTTATGTCCGGAGGAGGCAGGGCCCACAGAAAATAACGGATGTCCATGGCCCGATACCGATGGAGATGGTGTTTTAGACAAAGATGATGCATGCCTGGAAGAAGCAGGTCCGGTAGAAAATAACGGATGCCCATGGCCTGATACTGATGGCGATAGTATTTTAGATAAAGATGACGATTGTCCGGAACTTGCAGGTACAGTGGCAAACAAGGGTTGTCCTGAAGTTACCGAAGAGGTTATTAAAAAATTAAATGATTATGCCCGTACTATCCTTTTCAATTCAGGAAAATCTACATTTAAAGAAGAAACTCTTCCGGTTCTTGAAGCAATGACTGCTGTGTTTAGAGAGTATCCTACTGCTAAATTTAAAATAGAGGGACATACCGATAGTGTTGGTAGCGCAACATTAAACCAAAGATTATCTGAAGAAAGGGCAAAAGCTGTGCTTGATTATCTCGTGGCAAGGGGTATAGATGCAACCAGGTTAACCTCACAAGGTTTTGGTGAAAACAAACCAATAGCATCTAACAAAACCCGATCTGGAAGGGCACAAAACAGAAGAGTTGAAATTATATTAAATAATGAATAA
- a CDS encoding DUF4197 domain-containing protein → MKKSLLIITVLIINGCTELQQVINQLPQGGISEVEIASGLREALNFGIEKQVSKLTQTDGFFKNQMVKILLPQELQKVDKTLRDIGLGKLADEGLKVLNRAAEDAVKEATPIFVNAVKGITFADAKNILLGTDNAATNYLENKTTTALYAKFNPVIKNSLDKVGATQVWSNIINKYNSIPLTNNVNPDLTDYVTNEALDGVFTMIAVEEKEIRNKVSSRTTDLLRKVFALQD, encoded by the coding sequence ATGAAAAAAAGCCTACTTATAATTACTGTTTTAATAATAAACGGTTGTACAGAATTACAACAAGTAATTAATCAATTACCTCAGGGGGGCATCTCTGAGGTAGAAATAGCATCAGGTTTAAGGGAAGCTCTTAACTTTGGAATTGAAAAGCAAGTAAGTAAACTTACTCAAACCGATGGTTTTTTTAAAAATCAAATGGTTAAAATTTTACTCCCCCAGGAATTGCAAAAAGTTGATAAAACCTTGAGGGATATAGGTTTGGGGAAATTAGCCGATGAAGGTCTAAAAGTTTTAAACAGAGCTGCCGAAGATGCTGTTAAAGAAGCTACACCTATATTCGTTAATGCAGTAAAAGGTATTACCTTTGCAGATGCTAAAAACATATTGCTGGGCACTGACAATGCTGCAACTAATTATCTTGAAAACAAAACCACAACTGCTTTATATGCAAAATTTAATCCGGTAATAAAAAATTCTCTTGACAAGGTTGGGGCAACTCAGGTATGGAGTAATATAATAAACAAATACAATTCGATACCGCTTACAAATAATGTAAATCCCGATTTAACCGATTACGTGACAAATGAAGCACTGGACGGTGTGTTTACAATGATTGCAGTAGAGGAGAAAGAAATAAGAAATAAAGTTTCTTCCCGTACAACCGATTTGTTGAGAAAGGTTTTTGCTTTGCAGGATTAA
- a CDS encoding SLC13 family permease, producing the protein MNNLKRTGLILGPILFASTLLFFKPENLNKEGVAVLATTLWVAVWWIFEVIPIAITAMLPIILFPLSGAMSLDETTAAYGHKYVFLYVGGFILAIAIEKWNLHKRIALSIITIIGTSMNRIILGFMVATAFLSMWISNTATAVMILPIGLAIVSQLRDNPITEQDENLLFGKALMLSIAYSASIGGISTLIGTPPNIILAGVLEESYGIDISFSQWMMVGLPLSVILLLTCWFYITRFAFSFKQKTFPGGKKEIKKLLKELGKITYEEKTVLIVFAITAFLWITRSFIWKKIIPGIDDTIIALIFSFSLFLIPTGSKTKERNIMDWKSAVKLPWGILLLFGGGIALANGFKNTGLADWIGNQITFIEGVSLIILLIILVAGVNFLTEITSNLATTAMLLPVMIPVSATLNVHPFILMVGITLSASCAFMLPVATPPNAIVFGSGYLKIPDMVKAGVWMNLISILIVVLFTYFLLPLFWDFDPSSFPMELKK; encoded by the coding sequence ATGAATAACTTAAAAAGAACCGGTCTTATTTTAGGCCCGATTTTATTTGCCTCTACATTGTTATTTTTTAAGCCTGAAAACCTGAACAAAGAAGGAGTTGCTGTACTGGCCACTACACTTTGGGTGGCTGTTTGGTGGATTTTTGAAGTAATTCCCATCGCCATAACTGCGATGCTTCCTATTATACTTTTTCCGTTGTCTGGTGCAATGTCTCTTGATGAAACCACGGCTGCCTATGGACACAAATATGTCTTTTTATACGTTGGCGGGTTTATTTTAGCCATAGCCATAGAAAAATGGAATTTACATAAACGCATTGCCCTTTCTATTATTACTATTATCGGAACCAGTATGAATAGAATTATTCTTGGCTTTATGGTAGCGACAGCTTTTCTTTCCATGTGGATTTCCAATACTGCCACAGCAGTAATGATACTTCCCATAGGTTTAGCTATAGTATCTCAGCTTAGGGATAACCCTATAACCGAACAGGATGAAAACTTGCTTTTTGGCAAGGCATTAATGCTTTCCATAGCGTACAGTGCTTCTATAGGTGGTATTTCTACTTTAATAGGCACACCTCCCAATATTATTTTGGCAGGGGTATTAGAAGAATCATACGGAATTGATATTTCTTTTTCCCAATGGATGATGGTAGGTTTACCCCTTAGTGTTATCTTACTGCTTACCTGCTGGTTTTATATAACAAGATTTGCTTTTTCATTTAAACAGAAAACATTTCCGGGCGGGAAAAAAGAAATAAAAAAGTTACTAAAAGAGTTGGGAAAAATAACATATGAAGAAAAAACAGTACTTATTGTTTTTGCAATCACTGCTTTTCTATGGATTACCCGCTCCTTTATATGGAAAAAAATAATTCCGGGCATAGATGATACTATTATAGCATTGATATTTTCTTTTTCTTTATTCTTGATTCCTACGGGCAGCAAAACTAAAGAAAGGAACATTATGGACTGGAAATCGGCAGTAAAACTTCCCTGGGGTATTTTACTGCTTTTTGGAGGGGGTATAGCACTGGCCAACGGTTTTAAAAACACAGGACTGGCTGACTGGATAGGAAACCAAATAACTTTTATTGAAGGGGTTTCTCTTATAATCCTTTTAATTATACTCGTAGCAGGAGTAAACTTTTTAACAGAAATAACCTCTAATCTGGCTACCACTGCCATGTTATTGCCGGTAATGATTCCTGTTTCTGCAACCCTCAATGTACATCCGTTTATTTTAATGGTGGGCATAACCTTATCTGCCTCCTGTGCTTTTATGCTGCCGGTAGCTACCCCTCCCAATGCCATTGTATTTGGATCAGGCTATTTAAAAATACCTGATATGGTAAAGGCAGGGGTTTGGATGAATTTAATTTCTATTCTGATTGTGGTGTTATTTACTTATTTTCTACTTCCTTTATTTTGGGATTTTGATCCTTCTTCTTTTCCCATGGAATTAAAAAAATAA
- the purU gene encoding formyltetrahydrofolate deformylase encodes MKRITILINCNDKEGIIANTTNFIHNNNGNIVYIDQYVDRENGIFFMRLESEFKKDTFFLSNFKEQFKKSIAIPFNMSWEVYEAGKKTRVALFVSKYDHCLYDILGRYNSGELNAEIPFIISNHPDLKPIADSFKIDFHHIPVHKDNKKEAEARQLDLLKKENIELIVLARYMQIVSGNIIAHYPTSIINIHHSFLPAFVGAKPYHSAYKRGVKIIGATSHYVTEELDAGPIIEQDVTRVSHSHSINDLVMKGRDLEKIVLSTALKLHLERKTMVYNNKTVIFT; translated from the coding sequence ATGAAAAGGATCACGATTTTAATCAACTGTAATGATAAAGAAGGTATAATAGCCAATACCACAAACTTTATTCACAATAATAACGGTAATATTGTATACATAGATCAATATGTAGACCGTGAAAACGGTATTTTCTTCATGCGACTGGAAAGTGAGTTTAAAAAGGATACCTTTTTCCTGAGCAACTTTAAAGAACAATTTAAAAAATCTATTGCCATACCTTTTAACATGTCATGGGAAGTCTATGAAGCCGGAAAAAAAACACGGGTAGCCCTTTTTGTATCAAAATATGATCATTGTTTATATGATATTTTAGGCCGGTACAATTCCGGAGAATTAAATGCTGAAATTCCTTTTATTATTAGTAATCATCCTGATTTAAAGCCTATAGCAGATAGTTTTAAAATAGATTTTCATCATATTCCTGTACATAAAGACAATAAAAAAGAAGCAGAAGCCCGACAATTGGATTTACTAAAAAAAGAGAATATTGAGCTTATTGTTTTAGCCAGGTATATGCAGATTGTTTCAGGAAATATTATTGCCCACTACCCAACCAGCATTATAAATATCCATCACTCGTTTTTACCAGCATTTGTAGGAGCAAAACCTTATCATTCTGCCTATAAAAGAGGCGTCAAAATTATAGGAGCTACCAGTCATTACGTAACTGAAGAATTAGATGCAGGCCCTATTATTGAGCAAGATGTAACAAGAGTTTCTCATAGCCATTCTATCAATGATCTTGTTATGAAAGGCAGGGATTTAGAAAAAATCGTATTATCTACAGCTTTAAAACTTCATTTGGAAAGAAAAACAATGGTCTATAATAACAAAACTGTAATTTTCACTTAA